The following proteins are encoded in a genomic region of Hymenobacter siberiensis:
- a CDS encoding response regulator transcription factor, translated as MKLLLVEDEPKLATFVSKGFRHEGYELDVAYDGQMGLSMVRQQPYDLVILDVNLPHINGFELCRFIRADYPRLPVLLLTALDSLDDKVTGFEAGADDYLVKPFEFKELLLRARVLTRRGTEATAVKQVLRLADLELNLDTKAVTRAGQRIELTTKEYGLLEYLLLNRNRVISRVDIAEKVWDLNFDTNTNIIDVYVSHLRKKMDKGFGMKLIHTVVGMGYVAREGG; from the coding sequence ATGAAACTACTACTCGTTGAGGATGAGCCCAAGCTCGCCACGTTTGTCAGCAAAGGCTTTCGGCACGAAGGCTACGAGCTGGATGTGGCCTACGACGGCCAGATGGGGCTCTCGATGGTGCGGCAGCAGCCCTACGACCTGGTGATTCTGGACGTGAACCTGCCCCACATCAACGGCTTTGAGCTGTGCCGGTTCATCCGGGCCGACTACCCGCGCCTGCCGGTGCTCCTGCTCACGGCCCTAGATAGCCTCGACGACAAGGTGACTGGCTTCGAGGCCGGGGCCGACGACTACCTCGTCAAGCCCTTCGAATTCAAGGAATTGCTACTGCGTGCGCGGGTGCTCACCCGGCGCGGCACCGAGGCCACCGCCGTGAAGCAGGTGCTGCGCCTGGCCGATTTGGAGCTGAACCTCGACACCAAGGCCGTGACCCGCGCCGGCCAGCGCATCGAGCTCACCACCAAGGAATATGGCTTGCTCGAGTACCTGCTCCTGAACCGCAACCGGGTGATTTCGCGGGTCGACATCGCCGAGAAAGTCTGGGATTTGAACTTCGATACCAACACCAATATCATTGACGTGTACGTGAGCCACCTGCGCAAGAAGATGGACAAGGGGTTCGGGATGAAGCTGATTCATACCGTGGTGGGCATGGGCTACGTGGCCCGGGAGGGTGGGTAA
- a CDS encoding DUF2254 domain-containing protein — MNKLKALWLKLDSSLWFVPTMMVVASLFAAYWLVVFDVYIGAKWTARFPLLFGAGADGARGMLAAIAGSMITVAGLTFSLTLATLAQVASQYTSRLLHNFMRDRTNQVVMGFFVSIFVYCLVVLRTIRGGDEGSFVPPLAVAFGLVLALVSIGMLIFFIHHIATSIQAANIVAGVAAETEKLLDKVFPARLGEPATPTERADLAAGPDLRWQLVPAPVTGYIQGVDYDALLAFAEQANVVVRMEQAIGSFIVKGAPLVAVASPDGHTLPPADELADRLDDSYRFGDQRTLDQDVGFGLRQLVDIAMKALSPGINDTTTAVMCVDRLGALLRLLANRQLASPLRAAEGQVRVLTTGPDFAGYLGTAFDQIRTNAANALAIYLRQLVALRTIAAECHATASRAALRQQADLILAAAEATLTTSYDLDQVRADYRELRDDLMGLSAAV, encoded by the coding sequence ATGAATAAACTGAAAGCCTTGTGGCTGAAGCTGGATTCCAGCCTCTGGTTTGTGCCGACGATGATGGTCGTGGCCTCGCTGTTTGCCGCGTACTGGCTGGTAGTGTTCGACGTGTACATCGGTGCGAAGTGGACGGCGCGGTTTCCGCTGCTGTTTGGGGCGGGGGCCGATGGCGCGCGCGGCATGCTTGCGGCCATTGCCGGCTCCATGATTACGGTGGCGGGCCTCACCTTCTCGCTCACGCTGGCCACGCTGGCGCAGGTGGCCAGCCAGTACACCTCGCGCCTGCTGCACAATTTCATGCGCGACCGTACCAACCAAGTGGTAATGGGCTTTTTTGTAAGTATTTTCGTGTACTGTCTGGTGGTGCTGCGCACCATTCGTGGGGGCGACGAAGGTTCGTTTGTGCCGCCCCTGGCCGTGGCCTTCGGGCTGGTGCTGGCCTTGGTGAGCATCGGCATGCTGATTTTCTTTATCCATCATATTGCCACCTCCATTCAGGCGGCCAACATTGTGGCGGGCGTGGCGGCCGAAACGGAGAAGCTGCTCGACAAGGTGTTTCCGGCCCGGCTGGGTGAGCCCGCCACCCCCACCGAGCGTGCCGACCTGGCCGCCGGCCCGGACCTGCGCTGGCAGCTGGTGCCGGCCCCGGTCACGGGCTACATTCAGGGCGTGGATTATGATGCGCTGCTGGCTTTTGCCGAGCAGGCCAATGTGGTGGTGCGCATGGAGCAGGCCATTGGCAGCTTTATTGTGAAGGGCGCGCCGCTGGTAGCGGTAGCCAGCCCCGACGGCCACACCCTGCCCCCGGCCGATGAGCTCGCCGACCGCCTGGACGACAGCTACCGCTTCGGCGACCAGCGCACCCTCGACCAAGACGTGGGCTTCGGCCTGCGACAGCTGGTGGATATTGCCATGAAAGCCCTTTCCCCGGGCATCAACGATACCACCACGGCAGTGATGTGCGTGGACCGGCTGGGTGCGCTGCTGCGGCTGCTGGCCAATCGGCAGCTCGCCAGCCCGCTGCGGGCGGCGGAAGGGCAGGTGCGCGTGCTAACCACGGGGCCCGACTTTGCCGGTTACCTGGGCACGGCTTTCGACCAGATTCGCACCAACGCGGCGAACGCGTTGGCTATTTACCTGCGCCAGCTGGTGGCGCTGCGCACCATCGCGGCCGAATGCCACGCAACGGCCAGCCGTGCTGCCCTGCGCCAGCAGGCCGACCTCATACTGGCAGCGGCCGAAGCCACCCTCACCACCAGCTACGACCTTGACCAGGTACGGGCCGACTACCGGGAGCTACGCGACGATTTAATGGGGTTGTCGGCGGCTGTTTAG